A region of the Pedococcus aerophilus genome:
TGCACCACCACCGCGGCATCGACGTCCGCGAGCTCGAGTCGGCTCTCGCCCAGCCAGTCATCGGTCACAGCGGGCGCAGCTGGTCCTGGCTGACCGAACGCCTCCTGCGCGATGGGGTATCGGTCGACGAGCTGCAGGCCGTCGACCTCGCGCACCGCAGCAGCTCCGGCCTGCTGTACGACACCTTCCACGACCGCCTCATGGTTCCAGTCCGTTCGGGCACCGGACACATCGAGGGCTTCATCGGTCGCAAGGTCGACGACATCGAGCGGGGACCGAAGTACCGAAACCCCACTCGCACCGCGACCTTCGACAAGTCCCAAGTGCTCTACACGCCCCTCGTCGAGCCTCCGGTCGCCCACGCGACGGCGGTGGTCGTGGAGGGCCCACTCGACGCATTGGCCGTGGCGGCCTCAGCCGCACAGGCAAATCGTCTCGGCGAGTTCTGGCCGTGTTCCACCAACGGGGTGACGGTGTCTTCCACCCAGGCGGAGCGCGTGGCCACCTCATGCGCCAAGCGCATCGTCGTCGCCCTGGACGGAGACCAAGCCGGCGCCGAGGGCACCCAGCGGTGGGTGGACGCGGTATGCCGCGGCATGGGTCACCCGGCGATGGTCACTCGACTCCCGGGCGGGCTTGACCCCGCCGAGTGGATCGCGACGCAGGGTCACCCGGGCCTGTCGGCCTTCGACCCGCAGCACCAGTGGAAGCGGAACGTCGTGGCGCCCAAACCGCCAGGGCACGAACTGGTGCGGGCCATCGCAGCACGGTCCCGCGACCCCCTGCAGGAGACCATCGACACCGTCGTACCGCTGAGCCTGCTGACCGCCTCGCCCCGAGAGGCGGCCAAACTGTTGGCACAAGTCGAGGCTGAACTGACCCAGCACGGCTGGGACCCAGCCGCGACCGCAATCCCCGTACTGCGCCGCCGGGCCATGGAGGCTCACGCGGTCGAAGCCAGCATGCACCCAACCGCTGCCCTCTCGGTCGATAGCCCCGGCCCCAGCCTCTAACAAGGCACTCGAGCACACGGCACACCCAAGCGAGGAAGCCATGACCAGCGCCACCGAACTGCTCGACCGGGCAGCAAGCCAACTGCATTCGGCAGCCGAACGGGTCGACAATCTCGCGGGCCTGCACGACTCACCGTCGTTGCGCGCGTTCGCCGGCCAGATCCGCCTGAACGCCGCCGGGCTCAGCCCCGACCAGTGGCCCACAGCCGGCCCGCCGGCCGCCGGATCGATCCTGGAGCAGCTTCAGGCCGCACTCAACACGCTCGACGAGATCCACCCGCTTGAAGGGCCGCCAGACCTCCCGCTGTGGGCGCGGCACGTCGCCGACCTCGTGCGAATCGCCAAGGACACGGACGCGCGATGAGCACCACCAGCGCAGCTGACCTTCTGGCCCACGCCGATCTCTTCACCCGGCAACTGCGCGACAGCGAAGTCCCCATCACCAGGGAACAGTGGGCCACTTTCGACGTGACCGTGCACCGGCTCATGTTCGAGCTCGCAGGACCAGACGCGATGCACAGACCCGGCACGACGCGCACGGCGCTCGCGCCCACCCTTGCCGTGTTCCGTTCCTACCCCGAACCGCTGCGGCATCCCTTCGACACCCAGCTCAGCCTCGAACAGGCCGCCGCGCTCACCGGCAAGAGGGCCGCCTACTTCCGTCGCAGGGTGCAGCACGGCAACCTGCACGTGGTCCACGACGCGGGCGTTTACCTGGTCAAGACCCGTGACCTGGACGTGGACCCCGACATCACCCCGGCGGAGCTCGGCGACCCGCACCCGCTTGCACGAATCTCCTGCACGCTCGGCGCAGCCGCAGACTTGGCCGTGGCCCAGCGACAGGTCGAGCAGGCCCGCTTCATGGACGACGCACAACTGGCCGGCACCTACATCCACATCCTTTCCCTCACCTACTCTGCAGCACGTCACGCCCTAGCCCATGGCGCAGTAGTGGACGCCGACCGCCCGCTGGCCATCTCGCAATACGCGGAAAGGTCCATCGACGCGCTCCGCGAAGGTGCGCAGCGTCCCCTCGCGCTCGAGCGGCTCACCGCCACCTCGCCGGAGCCGGCTCCAGCGACAATCAACGAGCGCCTCGAAGCAGCCGTCGAACACTGGACGAAAGCCGCCGAGCTGGAGCTCCTCCGGCTCGTTCCGAGCGCAGACACCCTGCGCATGCTGGCCAACCAGGGAGCCCACCTGTACGCGGTTACGCACCAGGTACTTACCGCGCCCCATGGCAACCTCGAGGACGCGCTCGACGGAGCCAGCACCTCTCTGGTAGCTGGTGCACGCGCCTTCCAGTCCGCCGACAAGTCCTGGGCACGGCTCACCACCGCAAGCCGCAGCAGCACCGAGTTCGTCGCCGCCAGTCGTGAGCTCTTCAACGCCCTCAACGAAGTCGGTGTGCACGCATCCGAACCAGCGGATGTTTGGGACAGGCCACGAGGACTACGCGACCTCACCCACGGTGTCGAGACTCTTGGACGAGTCATGGAGCTGAGTCAGACGCTTCCAGACCGACTGCTCCGATCCGGACTCGTCTTCGCCCCCGCACGAGCCCTGCCGGTCTCCGTGACCCGGATGCCAGCCAAGAGTCAGGGCAAGTTCGTCGCCGTCTCCAGCCACGAGGTGCCCGACCTCCAGATGCTGTGGAACGAGGCGTATCGACAGACGCAGCAGGTCAAGCACTCCATGGCACGGCCCGACCTACATCCCGGTCCCTCGCCAGTCCAGAGACTGCTCGAGCTCTGACCCAGCCACAGGGCTCTCCACGCGAGCAAGGCTTGTCGCCGTCCGGTTTACCCTCCGGCTTTGGTCGAGAAGAGCCAGGAAATGACGAGCACCCTCACAAGCTCCATCCGCACATTTATGCAGGTCAGAGACTATTCATGAAGTAGGACGAGTAACGACGCGCGCTCCCTCCGGATAATCAACGGATTCGGGGCTCGAGAGCACACCACTCTCGTCTCGAACTCACTGCACGTGGTTGAGCAGCAGCGCCGGCAACGATCACGCAACTCCAAGGTCAACTGAATGTGCTGACGCCAGGGCCAAACGGCGACCTGGCGCGGATGGTGCCCCCTCGTCACCGTTGTCCAGTCGAGAACGACAAGGGAGAAACCATGACCGCAGTGGCAGAACGCGCACTCCTCGGCATCACGGAAACAATGGAGCTGCTCAGCATGAGCCGCACCGTCGTCTATGAGCAGATCCGTGCAGGCCGCTTGCAGACCGTGCACCAAGGGCGCCGCTGCTACGTCACTGCGTCGGCGATCGAACGTTACGTCGCCCTGCTCGAGTCCGAGGCGGAGGCGGATGGCCACACGGCGTAGTCGCGGCGAAGGTGGTGTCCACTTCTCGGAGTCACGCCAGCGCTGGATCGCGACCGCTCAGGTGGGCTTCCACCCAGACGGCAAACGCATCGTCAAGACTGGGACCGGTCGCACCAAGACCGAGGCCAAGGACAAGCTCCAGAAGCTCATTCGCGACCACCGCGATGGCATTTCGGTAGCAGCCCGCATGACAGTTGCGTCGGCCATCGAGGACTGGCTGGAGTTCGGTCTGGCCGGCCGGTCCGCGAAGACCATCACCACGTGCCGGATCCTGGCCAACGGACATGTCATCCCGGACCTGGGCGCCAGAAAGGTGCAGGAGCTCACCGCCGAGGACGTGGACCGATGGCTCAAGCGCAAGGCACCTGACCTCAGCCGTGCCACCCTGCAGCGCATCCTCTCCATCCTGCGTCGAGCCCTGTCTCGCCAGGTGGCCCGTGACCGGCTCCGGCGAAACGTCGCGTTGCACTGCGAGGTCCCGCAGGGACGAAAGGGGCGCCCGTCCAGGGCGCTGACCTTCGAGCAAGCTGCGGCCGTGCTGGCCGCTGCGCGTGGAACGGACATGAATGCCTACATCACGCTCAGCCTCGTCACGGGCGCCAGGACGGAGGAGCTGCGCGCCCTGACCTGGGCTCACCTGGACCTGACCGGCGACCTCGCGTCGAAACCACTGCGGCCGCCGACCATTCAGGTCTGGCGGTCGGTGCGTGAAACTGGCGACACCAAGACCAAGCGGTCACGACGGACCCTTCGGTTGCCTACCGTCGCCGTCGAAGCGCTCACGCTTCACAAGCTGGAGCAGGACCGTCG
Encoded here:
- a CDS encoding CHC2 zinc finger domain-containing protein → MTATSASVDVAEVRRHHPIEDVITASGVRLRRSGHGFMGCCPFHDDSTASLSVGGKDPDRFHCFGCGASGDVIDYVQRHEGVGFRDAVARLENTDRSTRTALGRQPSQTEPPPWRLISVDRAHAIHELAWEHLTSKVRHAFAISYLHHHRGIDVRELESALAQPVIGHSGRSWSWLTERLLRDGVSVDELQAVDLAHRSSSGLLYDTFHDRLMVPVRSGTGHIEGFIGRKVDDIERGPKYRNPTRTATFDKSQVLYTPLVEPPVAHATAVVVEGPLDALAVAASAAQANRLGEFWPCSTNGVTVSSTQAERVATSCAKRIVVALDGDQAGAEGTQRWVDAVCRGMGHPAMVTRLPGGLDPAEWIATQGHPGLSAFDPQHQWKRNVVAPKPPGHELVRAIAARSRDPLQETIDTVVPLSLLTASPREAAKLLAQVEAELTQHGWDPAATAIPVLRRRAMEAHAVEASMHPTAALSVDSPGPSL
- a CDS encoding helix-turn-helix domain-containing protein, encoding MTAVAERALLGITETMELLSMSRTVVYEQIRAGRLQTVHQGRRCYVTASAIERYVALLESEAEADGHTA
- a CDS encoding site-specific integrase — its product is MATRRSRGEGGVHFSESRQRWIATAQVGFHPDGKRIVKTGTGRTKTEAKDKLQKLIRDHRDGISVAARMTVASAIEDWLEFGLAGRSAKTITTCRILANGHVIPDLGARKVQELTAEDVDRWLKRKAPDLSRATLQRILSILRRALSRQVARDRLRRNVALHCEVPQGRKGRPSRALTFEQAAAVLAAARGTDMNAYITLSLVTGARTEELRALTWAHLDLTGDLASKPLRPPTIQVWRSVRETGDTKTKRSRRTLRLPTVAVEALTLHKLEQDRRREAAGDNWTDNDLVFCTDSGLALDSANVRRAFRSVVRRAGLVDGTWTPRELRHSFVSILSEAGVPLEEIARLVGHRSTTVTEAVYRKQLRPVLTEGAEAMDRIFVPEDVRPRPDSVSTPEPDPKTDP